A genomic stretch from Candidatus Amarolinea dominans includes:
- a CDS encoding tetratricopeptide repeat protein, translating into MRRRCRSVRAVGDRAGEATTLNNMAGVYDAIGQPQRALALYEEALPIRRAVGHRAGEAITLNNMAILLYQQLDRTADGIRRMVEAITVLERTGLSRDASGATVEQFQAALATMRAGKPLW; encoded by the coding sequence ATGCGGAGGCGCTGCCGATCAGTGCGCGCGGTGGGCGACCGCGCCGGGGAAGCGACCACGCTGAACAACATGGCAGGGGTGTACGACGCCATCGGGCAGCCGCAGCGGGCGCTGGCGCTGTATGAGGAAGCGCTGCCGATCAGGCGCGCGGTGGGCCACCGCGCCGGGGAAGCGATCACGCTGAACAACATGGCGATCTTGCTGTATCAACAGCTCGACCGCACGGCGGATGGCATTCGCCGCATGGTTGAGGCGATCACGGTGCTGGAGCGCACCGGTTTGTCGCGTGATGCCAGCGGCGCTACGGTCGAGCAGTTCCAGGCCGCGCTGGCGACGATGCGTGCGGGTAAGCCCTTGTGGTGA
- a CDS encoding tetratricopeptide repeat protein, translating to MELTLTRTSDSHVTVTCDGVSSHAFDLRTLAPDETIPGRPPQPLHDPITYGKLVYRALFPAGSPAAQALTALPLPGHLLLVTTDDAVQAVPWELTYGSDGFLVCDHHLLRGLPADRRLPPPARDGNLHIVAVPSQPLEDDLPPLNIEGEWRRLAEVVREAPAAVTLERTRPPTLEQTRRLVAGQHGRIIHFMGHGGQHEGQARLLFEKDDGRLDAVTAADFVRRVRGAAFLVTLNACVSARPGTTIFSNLAGLLVNQGIPYALGMQFNVSDDDARTFSRVLYDELTTGSSVEEAVYQARLAVAASSLFSWAVGVPVLYTSLAAPAPGQATAAGIPRVLENQPPLAVGALPRAEGGFQGRTAELRTLGAALTGDRRPRLLTIHGGGGLGKTALAREAVERFGFAWPGGAWGIALENLPTRAAFVAQLGRFLAVAGDDHPDPAELERRVAVRVGQPRTLLVLDNAETLVEAVEANDAAARDLADFLRGGLAGSGAGLLVTSRRHLGWPGEESLELGGLEPAVGGRLFAQSAPQRQHEIDLPLAEGLSRRVDGHPLSLRLLGGAFNAGQIPLAAFAAATEKHLLAAADRYKGADHRQSTLYACLETSVRMLNVDLTGLFSDLWIFHAPFLPETAAAILAPDDQAAAQQTILDRLYTLWQRGLLERRVYAVREGDVLFYHLLPVVRAYLEAYLPAATAAGVLQARFGAATAGLARTLYDGIIGGEERSVTFAQQAADDLRRGMAFVEGEAQGYFWLHWGWISQRLGDHQAGLALTTQALDRARGHYPRLELEALNNMAAVYYAIGERDRALALFEEALPILRAVGDRWSRGATTLNNMAGVYLAIGQPARALALFEEALPIMRAVGNRAGEAATLNNMAAVYYAIGERDRALALYEEALPILRAVGDRAMEATTLNNMALVYYAIGERDQALALYAEALPIRRAVGDRAGEATTLNNMALVYDAIGEPGRALALAL from the coding sequence ATGGAACTCACCCTAACCCGCACGTCTGATTCCCACGTGACCGTCACCTGCGACGGCGTATCCTCCCATGCGTTCGACCTGCGCACGCTGGCGCCGGACGAGACGATTCCCGGCCGGCCGCCGCAGCCGCTGCATGACCCAATTACTTATGGAAAGTTGGTTTACCGTGCCCTCTTCCCTGCCGGCTCCCCGGCTGCCCAGGCGTTGACCGCGCTCCCCTTGCCCGGCCACCTGCTGTTGGTGACCACCGATGACGCCGTCCAGGCCGTGCCGTGGGAGTTGACCTACGGGTCGGATGGCTTCCTGGTGTGCGACCATCATCTGCTGCGCGGCCTGCCCGCGGATCGCCGCCTCCCCCCACCCGCCCGCGACGGCAATTTGCACATCGTCGCGGTGCCATCGCAGCCGTTGGAGGACGACCTGCCGCCGCTCAACATCGAGGGCGAATGGCGGCGCCTGGCCGAGGTGGTGCGCGAAGCGCCCGCGGCCGTGACGCTGGAGCGCACGCGGCCCCCCACCCTGGAGCAGACGCGGCGCCTGGTGGCGGGCCAGCATGGCCGCATCATCCACTTCATGGGCCACGGTGGTCAGCATGAGGGGCAGGCGCGGCTCTTATTCGAGAAGGACGACGGCCGCCTCGATGCGGTCACGGCGGCCGATTTTGTGCGCCGTGTGCGTGGCGCCGCGTTCCTGGTGACGCTCAACGCGTGCGTGAGCGCCCGGCCGGGCACGACGATCTTCAGCAACCTGGCCGGCCTCTTGGTGAACCAGGGCATCCCCTACGCCCTGGGCATGCAGTTCAACGTCAGCGACGACGATGCGCGCACGTTCTCGCGCGTGCTCTACGACGAGCTGACCACGGGCAGTTCTGTCGAGGAGGCGGTTTACCAGGCGCGGCTGGCCGTCGCCGCCAGCAGCCTCTTTTCCTGGGCGGTGGGCGTGCCGGTGCTCTACACCAGCCTGGCTGCGCCCGCGCCCGGTCAGGCGACCGCCGCCGGCATCCCACGCGTGCTGGAAAACCAGCCGCCGCTGGCCGTGGGTGCGCTGCCGCGCGCGGAGGGTGGGTTCCAGGGGCGCACGGCCGAGCTGCGCACCCTGGGCGCGGCGCTGACCGGCGACCGCCGGCCGCGGCTGTTGACGATTCACGGCGGCGGGGGCCTGGGCAAAACCGCGCTCGCGCGCGAGGCGGTGGAACGCTTTGGCTTTGCCTGGCCGGGCGGCGCCTGGGGCATCGCGTTGGAAAACCTGCCCACGCGCGCCGCGTTCGTGGCCCAGCTCGGCCGCTTCCTCGCCGTGGCCGGCGACGACCATCCCGACCCCGCGGAGCTGGAGCGCCGGGTGGCGGTGCGCGTCGGCCAGCCGCGCACCCTGCTCGTGCTCGACAACGCGGAGACCCTGGTGGAGGCCGTGGAGGCCAATGACGCGGCTGCCCGCGACCTGGCCGATTTCCTGCGCGGCGGCCTGGCCGGTTCCGGCGCAGGGCTGCTCGTCACCTCGCGGCGTCACCTGGGCTGGCCGGGCGAGGAGAGCCTGGAATTGGGCGGGCTGGAGCCGGCCGTGGGCGGCCGCCTCTTTGCACAGAGCGCGCCGCAGCGCCAGCACGAGATAGACCTGCCCCTGGCCGAGGGCCTCAGCCGCCGCGTCGACGGGCACCCGCTCAGTCTGCGCCTGCTGGGCGGCGCGTTCAACGCCGGGCAGATTCCACTGGCCGCTTTTGCCGCGGCAACCGAGAAGCACCTGCTGGCCGCGGCCGACCGCTATAAAGGCGCCGACCACCGCCAATCCACCCTCTACGCCTGCCTGGAGACCAGCGTGCGCATGCTGAATGTGGACCTGACCGGCCTGTTCAGCGACCTGTGGATCTTCCACGCACCCTTCCTGCCGGAGACGGCCGCGGCTATCCTCGCGCCGGATGATCAGGCGGCGGCGCAGCAGACCATCCTTGACCGTCTCTACACCCTCTGGCAGCGCGGCCTGCTCGAACGCCGCGTCTACGCGGTGCGCGAGGGCGACGTGCTGTTCTATCACCTGCTGCCGGTGGTGCGCGCCTACCTGGAAGCCTACCTGCCCGCGGCCACCGCGGCCGGCGTGTTGCAGGCGCGCTTTGGCGCCGCGACCGCTGGCCTGGCGCGCACGCTGTATGACGGCATTATTGGCGGCGAGGAGCGCAGCGTCACCTTCGCACAACAGGCGGCCGATGACTTGCGCCGCGGCATGGCGTTTGTCGAGGGCGAGGCGCAAGGCTACTTCTGGCTGCACTGGGGCTGGATCAGCCAGCGCCTGGGCGACCACCAAGCGGGCTTGGCCTTGACCACGCAAGCCCTCGACCGTGCCCGCGGTCACTACCCGCGGCTGGAGCTGGAAGCGCTGAACAACATGGCGGCGGTGTACTATGCCATCGGGGAGCGGGACCGGGCGCTGGCGCTTTTTGAGGAGGCGCTGCCGATCCTGCGCGCGGTGGGCGACCGGTGGAGCCGGGGAGCGACCACGCTGAACAACATGGCAGGGGTGTATCTTGCCATCGGACAGCCGGCGCGGGCGCTGGCGCTTTTTGAGGAGGCGCTGCCGATCATGCGCGCGGTGGGCAACCGCGCCGGGGAAGCGGCCACGCTGAACAACATGGCGGCGGTGTACTATGCCATCGGGGAGCGTGACCGGGCGCTGGCGCTGTATGAGGAGGCGCTGCCGATCCTGCGCGCGGTGGGCGACCGCGCCATGGAAGCGACCACGCTGAACAACATGGCGTTGGTGTACTATGCCATCGGGGAGCGGGACCAGGCGCTGGCGCTGTATGCGGAGGCGCTGCCGATCAGGCGCGCGGTGGGCGACCGCGCCGGGGAAGCGACCACGCTGAACAACATGGCGTTGGTGTACGACGCCATCGGGGAGCCGGGGCGGGCGCTGGCGCTGGCGCTGTGA